A window from Leptothermofonsia sichuanensis E412 encodes these proteins:
- a CDS encoding class I SAM-dependent methyltransferase, with protein MLEQLPVTLSQFFSEPNNSLHYWEDEIPVFKIPRLTPAIRANSEYFSDPVWAGVYLESCHRDRIFVDRWQAAIGRWQGKIVVDIGCGPGNLYAALQSVCGVPRLLIGVDVALGALKLARQLGYVPVLADAQQLPFVSGFADVVVVNATIHHCDDMEKTLLEAARLVRPGGMLITDHDPQCSAWNNNWIAKLIWNARLPIYRLIKRGGHGSAREQRLSLATEVHHRIGDGVSADLFHRVLEPLGFTVNLYPHNMAGSEVFCGDRGRAGWKIRLAQRLCGVKLDQAESALLLMCRATRQK; from the coding sequence ATGTTGGAACAATTACCCGTAACCCTATCTCAATTTTTCTCAGAACCTAACAACAGTCTTCATTACTGGGAGGACGAAATTCCGGTCTTCAAAATTCCTCGACTTACCCCGGCAATTCGGGCAAACAGTGAGTATTTTAGTGATCCAGTATGGGCTGGGGTATACCTGGAGTCCTGTCATCGGGATAGGATTTTTGTAGATCGGTGGCAGGCAGCCATCGGTCGCTGGCAGGGTAAGATCGTGGTCGATATTGGCTGTGGCCCCGGTAACCTGTATGCGGCTTTGCAGTCAGTGTGCGGTGTTCCCCGGCTGCTAATTGGTGTCGATGTTGCCCTGGGTGCCCTTAAGCTGGCACGCCAATTGGGGTATGTTCCCGTCCTTGCAGACGCTCAACAGCTTCCTTTTGTTTCTGGTTTTGCCGATGTGGTAGTCGTCAATGCTACTATCCATCACTGTGATGATATGGAAAAGACGCTGCTGGAAGCGGCTCGCCTGGTACGTCCTGGTGGGATGTTAATTACTGACCATGACCCGCAATGCTCTGCCTGGAACAACAACTGGATTGCGAAGCTAATCTGGAATGCTCGACTACCGATTTATCGACTGATTAAACGGGGCGGACATGGAAGCGCCAGAGAGCAGCGTTTAAGTTTAGCAACAGAAGTCCATCACAGAATTGGTGATGGGGTGTCTGCCGATCTATTCCATCGAGTACTGGAACCACTTGGCTTTACAGTGAACCTGTACCCCCATAATATGGCTGGTTCAGAGGTTTTTTGTGGCGATCGCGGTCGGGCAGGCTGGAAGATCCGGCTGGCTCAGCGGCTATGTGGCGTGAAGCTCGATCAGGCAGAGTCTGCTCTGCTGCTGATGTGCAGGGCAACTCGTCAGAAGTAG